The genomic segment GGTTGCGGAATGGACGGCGCAAGTTGCGGTGGACCTCGGCACGCCGTATTACGTACCCGCGGGGTGCCGGGGCAGCGGCAGCCCGGCCGCCTTGGACTGGCTGATCGACCAGATGGGGCTGCAGCCCGGCGCGCGGTTATTGGACTCCGGCGCGGGCGTCGGGGGGCCCGCCGCGTATGCGGCGCAATCGTGTTCGGTGCACCCGGTGCTCGCAGAGCCGGCAGTGGGCGCCTGCCGCGCTGCCCGAAAGCTGTTCGGCTATCCGGTGGTCTGTGCGGATGGGGCCACGTTGCCGTGGCCGAACGAAACATTCGACGCCGCTTGGTCATTGGGGGTGTTGTGCACGACGCCGAATCAACTCGCGGTGCTCGAGGAACTACGTCGCAGCGTGCGGACCGGCGGCACTATCGGGTTGCTCGCGTTCGTCGCGCACCACGAGGATGCGTCCAATCAGCTTGAGGGGAACCACTTTCCGACGTCCGATAACCTGCTCGGCCTGATAGATAGATCCGGGCTGAAGGTCGAGCAGTGGACGGGGACTTCGAGTCTGCCCGCCATACCCCAGGAGTGGAATCGGCGCGTCGACACCGTCGAGAGGGCGCTCGGCGAGCGGTACGGGCACACCGAGGTGTGGCGGCTGGCCGAGCGTCAGAGTTCGGCCATCGGCGACCTGCTGGCCGACGGCAAGCTCACCGGCGAGCTGCTGGTGCTGCGCCGCGCCTAAGAATTCTGCCCAACCCGGAATGCGATGGGTCCCGGGGGCGGTTGTAAGAGGGCGTGACTATCAGACTTGGATTGCAGATCCCGAACTTCTCCTATGGCACGTCCGTCGCCGAGCTGTTTCCTGCGGTAAAGGCGCAGGCCGCCGAGGCCGAGGCCGCCGGATTCGACACTGCGCTGTTGATGGACCACTTCTATCAATTGCCCGGACTGGGTGAGCCCGACGAACCCATGCTGGAGGCTTATACCGCGCTGGGGGCGCTGGCCACGGCGACCGAGCGGGTGCAGCTCTCGACGCTTGTCACCGGAAACACCTATCGCAACCCGACCCTGCTGGCTAAGGCGATCACGACGCTCGACGTGGTCAGCGCGGGACGCGCCATCCTGGGTATCGGGGCGGGCTGGTTCGAACTGGAACACAGGCAGCTGGGATTCGACTTCGACACGTTCACGGAGCGCTTCGAAAAACTCGACGAAGCGCTGCAGATCATCGTGCCGATGCTGCACGGTGAGCGGCCGACCTTCGACGGGAAGTGGTATCACACCGAGAACGCGATCAACGAGCCCCGCTATCGCGACCACATCCCGGTCATGCTCGGCGGCAGCGGCGAGAAGAAGACGTTCCGATTGGCGGCCCGCTACGCCGACCACCTCAACCTGATCGCCGACAT from the Mycobacterium lentiflavum genome contains:
- a CDS encoding class I SAM-dependent methyltransferase; the protein is MTEAMEAEFDTVAEWTAQVAVDLGTPYYVPAGCRGSGSPAALDWLIDQMGLQPGARLLDSGAGVGGPAAYAAQSCSVHPVLAEPAVGACRAARKLFGYPVVCADGATLPWPNETFDAAWSLGVLCTTPNQLAVLEELRRSVRTGGTIGLLAFVAHHEDASNQLEGNHFPTSDNLLGLIDRSGLKVEQWTGTSSLPAIPQEWNRRVDTVERALGERYGHTEVWRLAERQSSAIGDLLADGKLTGELLVLRRA
- a CDS encoding LLM class F420-dependent oxidoreductase: MTIRLGLQIPNFSYGTSVAELFPAVKAQAAEAEAAGFDTALLMDHFYQLPGLGEPDEPMLEAYTALGALATATERVQLSTLVTGNTYRNPTLLAKAITTLDVVSAGRAILGIGAGWFELEHRQLGFDFDTFTERFEKLDEALQIIVPMLHGERPTFDGKWYHTENAINEPRYRDHIPVMLGGSGEKKTFRLAARYADHLNLIADIDALPGKLEVLRQRCAEIDRDPATLETSTLLTVVLGDAPANIGEALGGRAVIGTADQVADEIKRRVLDVGVDGVIVNLPTHGYTPGVITKVGEALRPLVDA